The Brassica napus cultivar Da-Ae chromosome C7, Da-Ae, whole genome shotgun sequence genomic interval gtcggaatttcgtcggaaagtcgtcggaggtccgtaagcaatttcctataaatgcaacccctcctcattcaactcattcacacttcattctctcttcattctctttagtcataacaatccgtgaaaatcatgtcttcagaagtttattatcgttcgtggatggataaacctcatttggatccgaacaccaatttgcttacggaagaatacgttcaagggattggagaattcatgaggcttgttcaacagcaaccggatgcaaaaagtggtatgttaagatgtccctgctcttcttgcaataataataaggttataaaagaatttgatgtttggactcatttgtatatgaaagggttttcacgtaattataaagtttggtaccttcatggggaaactggttatgaatatggtagtactagcgaacctcagcctgttagtgaacctcaacctgatattaggttagaagaatctagaacggatatagattatggtgtaggtactgagcagatgatacatgatcattatagaggggaagaaccaaaccccgagtctaggagattttttgacatgttggatgcaggaaaacaacctttgtatcaaaattgtagagatggtcattcagtcttatcatctgcaactagattaatgagtattaagacagactataatttggctgaagaatgtatggatgcgattactgattttgtcaaaggtattctacctgaggataaccttgcaccgggttcatactacgaggttcagaaacttgttgcaggtcttcaactaccgtatgaagtgatagatgtatgtattgacaactgcatgatctactggagagcggatgagacacggaatgtatgcaaattttgtgggaaacctcgttatcaggagacgaggggaagagttccgatcccattcaaaagaatgtggtatttgcctttgacggaaagattgaagaggttgtatcagtgtgagcgcacagcaaaagcaatgagatggcatgcagagcattccacaaatggtgagattagacatccttcagatgcaaaggcttggaaacatttccagtcaacatatccagaatttgtggaagagagaagaaatgtttatcttggattatctactgatggtttcagcccatttggaaagcatggaaaattcacgaagcggagacttacggacattgagcacgctcatttgcaaacatatttgctcaccaactgtgaagatgttctacaatatgagaggtaaaaatatttattcatttattgttagattaatattcaataattttatttcatattgataatatttttgtatatagtgtatatatggcggagttgcgtatgactcacaggcatgcaacagaagatgagcttcgacaacttagagataaaggatttgctgcgtggcttcgtagttatgtgagtcatatatcatattaccctatgcaaatgattagtttaaatttaataaatataaactaatttattttgcaatcatatatgtttttaatttataggtgaatgatggtttggccagaggtcttgtgttcgatgattggatacgcgaatttgtgcagggaccaaactatgtggtcaaatcatatcctaaattttgtacgcgaggatatgcattcacaaggaaaggtcattctaagacaacatatgatgctggtgtttcatcttcttctggtgacgatgtctactacggcaacataaaagaaatattggaaatccaatttcctggaatggttggattgcgttgtgtagtattctattgtgattggtatgacaccaccccagatagaggagtgaagattgatgcgtttggtgttacatcagttcattcgcggcggaaacttcaatattatgatcccttcattcttggttcgcaagctgatcaggtatgtcaagcTATCCAAGATAAactcgtggaagacagtttggcagaagaacaagaagccacggttcatcaacgggtcGGTGTGGGAGCacttgatagctcattgggagaaggaagaaactgcagagacgtcttctaggaactccaggaaccggaagagcgatcgtggcgggaaaggtatgtatgtgcacaacctcggcgcttgctctatgtctactaaggaggatgaacttgtaagttttttattattatttatctttatattttttaaataaatattttatatatttcttggctaataatggcggtttttttagatcgaagcaaatgacggtaatcccgttgatcgtctacaactcattaaggtggctcacactaacaagacgacgggtcaaattcaggaccccgtgatcaaaggtgtagttgatttggtggaagctgaaatagtttcccaatctcagcctctctctgatgacggcgactccacgggagcttcaaccaacctgtctctattgcaaataaatgagatggttgaaaaggtaattttttttattattatatttttttaataatgtcgattacttacttgtccctatttacttacttcaaatatttttgtaggcggttcctaaaaggaaaggaggccgtttagttgggttggcccgtcgtgcttcttcgtatccggcatcttcttcacaagctccgtatgccgatcccatgattctcgaggagctacatgacaaagaagaacggattggggcattggaggagcagaacaccactatcctttccgagaatgccactatccgttcggagaatgccactatccttgctgagttggcatcccagaagaagttcaacaccgagattatgcagaagctagatcgtttgatgtcttcgagttcatcttagtttatttcggctttttaaagctttcggaatgttttttttttatttcggtttgtatgaattttaaactttatgaatgtttttttcctatttcggcttttatgaatttaaattttataatattattagttttaaatttctgattttttaaatttattaatataaaaaaatatataaaaatgcaaaattaatttgaaaaagaaatgggtatataccgacggacagtggtcgtcggaatataccgacggacatatatccgtcggtaaattccgacgaacgaggTTCGTCGGAATGCACCGAGGAACACTCTACGTCGGAAGtgtccgaggaacgttctccgtcggtacgtagtttttccgatgaactctggtctcgtgtatccgcatcgtaatatcgtcggaagttcgtcagaatgacgtttctcggtattcgtcagaaagtcgtcggaagttctgacgaaattccgacggatttttttttccgacgaaacgataccgacggacgggttcgtcagaaattcgtcggaatcggtctattccgacgaatttccgacgatttcggccatcagaatccccctgttttcttgtagtgttggcCATCCTGCAGCTTCTCCAGCAGTCTTTCTCTCATCCTCATCTCTGCTTCTCGGTTCCTGTGTTCTGGTTTAACCGTCATAGCTGTTCCGGAAGGCTTCAACGGCGTTTTAACTCCTTGTGTTCTGTGGTGGTTgctggttcgattgtcacctgGCCAGCTTTTGACTTAAAAAAGATATTGTGTCCCGGTTTTCGGTAGCGGCGTAAGGCGAGGTTGTTGGTGGGTTCAGGTTGTTTCCGGTCTTCATCATTGCCTTGGTGACTCCTTGTGGTGTTTGCAGTTCATCATTGCCTTGGTGACTCCTTGTGGTGTTTGCAGCACATCCTAGTGCTGATGGTTTTGTTCGCTTGAACCCTTAGGCAGTGTTACTTCACTGAATTTTCTTGCAGGGTATGGAGTTTGTCTGGAcatgaacattttttttctccagCCCATGTTTAAGAGTGTTTGTGTTGTTTTAGTTATGGTGAGATCTCTAGTCTCTACCGTCTCTATTCGTAAAGTTTGTGGAGGTCTTTTTATCGACTGTCTTGTGCTGTGTTTGGAGGATGCGATTGGTGTTTGCTTCTAGAGTCATCAAGTCCGTGTCTACTCATATTTGAGCTTTACCTCATTGAGGAAGAGAGTGGGACTCATATCCCTCACCGGATTAATCGGAGAAACAGTAATGAGGGAAGGTTCGGAGTTGCGCCCACAATTTGTATGTGTATCCTATGACTTAGAGCTATTAATCCAATGATTGTATCGACTTTTGCTTGAATCCTTGTATGATTGTAACCATAAGAATATGCCCATTTcgaaaaaactaaataatttttttaaaagagtttttttaatgctaaataattatgatattacaacTACGAGAAATTTTACAGACGATTCTACAGCGTGAAAAATTACGCTCTGATTACATCACCTGAACCGCCCTATGAGATTCATGCTTGTCGGTATTTCTTGTACCATGCTGCAGAtctcttgtaagttttttttccttaatttGCATAATTTCACTTTTTCTGAAATTTGACCCAAACCTCGTGGCGTagaaatctaatctattaaaacagaagtacaaataAGATATAACCCTaagtttttctaaataattacaAATGAATGCCACTGCttattaaactaaaaattaaatctCGGGAAGGCCTCCACTGCTTGACTTGAAACCCATTACCTATACAATGATCGACCATAATAATGGGGCCGAAATAGATCATATCTTATACTGAAAAACATATTTCAACTTATAGTCCAAATGCACATACGTATGATTATGAGAACAATTTCGACTTTTGATTATGATCCTTACAAGTTCAACCTGATACACAATATTTAACTTAGGATATTGATGACCTCCGTATATTACAAATATGATGTTGGTATCATGTTCTCTTCGAAGGAAGAAACTGGTCCTCTTTATTCTCTTTTGGTCTTTATGTATTTAAATCATTTGGTTTAAGTAAACCAACCGGTTCTGTTTTTGTAATCATTCATTTTTTACATACAATTTTgaaagtaaataataatattagctATTCAGCCAAAATCTTGCATATATGTAAACAATAGTTATGTGccaaatctatcttattaaaataaaagtacaaATATAGATTCAccatatatatgatttatcaCTTATTTACAATAGAAACCACAGTATTAAATAATCTTAAGTTTAAGCTATGAAtgtattttcctaatttaacTAAATCATTTCCTAAATCAAGTTTAGCTAAATTTTCATGTTCAGCATATTTCCTAAAACAATTTAGCTAAATTTTAGGAAtattaaagtttaaaaacaaatttaacaatattatgtaatttttttcaagtatcatataatTCCACAAATTTAGCTTGTAAGGcctaaaatatatgtatttcaaattttctaaaatatatgtttaaccaTTATGGctatcattaattattttcaacaataaaatctatctatgctaagatttaaatattttgaattatttttagaaCAATATGGAATGTTtataaccaaattttttttatttttatatatatccaaatctcgcttaaaatatatatatttcaaaaaattctaaaaatacatGTTTAACCATTTCAgttactattaattattttcaacaataaaatctatctatactaaaatttaaatatttaaagtttctaacagaatattcatttttaatctATCTAAATCTCGCCATATGACCcatatttaatcaaaatatttaaaatattattacatttGAAAACGATTTCgtattaaaagaaatattactTGGACATATCAATTGGTCAATATTTGTCGAAGGTATGGGGTACGGGTCAATATTTTTTACAACATGTaaactatttaaattttgtgtttataaacattttaaaatatggtaaacaattagataatatataaatataagtgaAAATAAGTATCCGCGCGGACGCGCGGATCAAACTCTAGTATTAATTAACACTTAATCAATTTACTGGACGAAAAAAAAGTTTATGATCTTGTTATCATCATCGAGTATAATAAATCTACTTCCATTTAGAGAAACCTACGTCGTTTAGTTGTTATAAACGTTTTCCTGGAGAAACAGCCTGCCGTGTTTACAGTCTTAATTAACACTTAATCAAATTACTGGACGAAAACAAAGTTTATGATCTTGTTATCATCATCGAGTATAATAAATCTACTTCCATTTAGAGAAACCTACGTCGTTTAGTTGTTATAAACATTTTCCTGGAGAAACAGCCTGCCGTTTTTACAGTCAGAGGTCGAACGATACGTTGTTCGCATCTCACGTGAAGAACCTGCACATGACAGTCTTATCTCGGTTTTGTCGTCGTTTCAAGAAATTGGCCACAAGAGacaatttaaaaagaaaaaaaaaaaacagacagaCAGATCTCTCCCTCCGTCGTCTTTGACTCTTTTGGTTTCATTCTACTTGGTCGGAGAAAGATGTCTCCGGTAGCAACAAGAGCAAAGCTTCACGTAGCGATGGTGGTGTTTCAGACGGGATACGCGGGGAATCACGTGATCATGAGATTTGCTCTAAACTTGGGAGTAAGCAAACTCGTCTTCCCACTTTACCGGACCATCATCGctctctctgttcttgctcCCTCTGCTTACTTCCTTGAAAAGTAATTTAACCCAACCAATCTTTAGTTATTTATTCCAGTTTTATGTAATATTGATTCttagtattattatttgtatattGGTAAACAGAAAAGAAAGGCCAGCGATGAACACCAGTTTACTGATTCAGTTCTTCCTTCTTGGACTTGTCGGGTACGATCTTCTTTTAAACCTTAGATTGTAGGTTGGacttgatatgtttttttttgtttgtttgtttgtttgatgcgtgtttatatctatatatagcATAACATTAAACCAAGGCTTTTACATATTTGGATTGGACAATACCTCACCAACATTCGCATCAGCAACTGAGAATGCTGTTCCTGCTGTTTCATTCCTCATGGCCGCTTTGCTCGGgtatctccctctctctctctctctcttgattcttGTAAAAATCTCACTTTCACTCATTAATACTtaagacacacacacacacactattATAGAATAGAGAAGGTAGAGTTGAAGAGGAGAGATGGTATAGCCAAAGTGGTGGGCACATTTGTATCGGTGGCAGGTTCTTTGGTCATAACGCTGTATAAAGGGCCAACCATTTATGAACCGAGCCAGCGTATAATGGACCAGTCCATAGTAAATGGTGGATcagaaggagaggaagaaaacAAGAACTGGACGTTGGGATGTCTGTGCTTGATGGGTCACTGCTTATGCTGGTCAAGCTGGATTGTGTTACAATCACCATTGCTTAAGAAGTACCCTGCTCGATTCTCCTTCATCTCGTGCTCATGCTTTTTCGCAGTAATCCAGTTCTTTGGCATCTCTGCTTATTTCGAGAGAGATGTGGAGAGCTGGAAGATACTATCAGGAGGGGAAGTGTACGCGTTGCTATACActgtaagtgttttgatcttttagatttagtatttttctttcttttatagtATTCGGTAAGTGTTGATATACGGAATGAATAAAAATGTCTTAGGGATTGGTGGGATCAGCGATGGTGTTTGCAATACAAATATATGTGGTGGAGAGAGGGGGACCTCTGTTTGTATCAGCCTACTTGCCACTACAAACTCTAGTAGCTGCTGTTTTAGCCACCTTTGCTCTTGGTGAACACTTCTACCTTGGAGGGTATGTCTACTCAATAATAATCAGAAAcgtattttgttattttcatatCATTATATTGCTTTGTTTTTTGGTATGTCAGAATGATTGGGGCAATACTAATCATTAGTGGACTCTACTTGGTTGTGATGGGAAAGAGTTGGGAGAGTCAAGCTCTAATTGTTAGCCAACAACGCTTAGTTTATTCAGCAACAGAAGAAAATGGTGATGAAGACGAGCATAGCAAAGAAAGAAGATGTTGTAGTATCATTCAACCATTAATTACATCTTAAGCTCTGCTCTCTCTGAGAATAATAAaagtttagtttaaattttaattttgaagatAAAAAAGTGGCGATTTCGTTTCTTATAAAAGCTAACAAGGCAGAATGAGTTTGACACCGAAAGAGAGTGATAATGCTTCAGAAAACAGTGGGCAGTAGTATCAAATCAAGTAGCTCGTGCTTATCCTCCTTACTACTATTTCGACGAAATTCTCACTCGCGTAACGGCCAAGTCgtagagaagaagaagcaacaCGATGGGTTGTTTCTTCAAAAGAGCAAAGGCCAACACCTTCTTACCAACACCAGAATCCTCGACGCCATCGTCCGAAGCTCAGATGTCAGGCCCACCGACACTGTCTTGGAGATCGGTCCCGGTACTGGAAATCTCACCATGAAACTTCTAGAAGCCGCCCAGCACGTCATAGCCGTGGAGCTAGATAAGCGTATGGTTGAGATTCTCCGCGCAAGGGTCTCTGACCATGCTCTTCAACATAAACTTACGGTACACTCTCTCTGCTTGTATATAAGCACACACAACCTGTTCgatgaaatgaccaaaaaaaaaaaaaaaaaaaagaactgacCTCTTTGTTTTCTGTTATAGATTATTCAGAAAGATGTCCTCAAGACGGACTTCCCTGAGTTTGATCTCGTGGTTGCTAATATCCCATACAACATATCTTCCCCTCTGGTGGCGAAGCTTGTCTACGGCTCCAACACCTTCCGCACCGCCACGCTCTTGCTTCAGAAGGAATTCTCCCGCCGCCTCTTGGCTAACCCTGGCGACTCTGATTTCAACAGACTGGCTGTGAACGTGAAGCTTCTGGCTGATGTCAAATTCGTTATGGATGTCAGCAAAAGAGAGTTTGTTCCACCCCCTAAAGTTGATTCCTCCGTTGTCATGATCACGCCCAAGGAGGTGAAACCTGATGTTGATGTTCGAGAATGGCTGGCCTTCACTCGCACCTGTTTTGGGAAGAAGAATAAGACGCTTGGTTCCATGTTTAGGCAGAAGAAGAAGGTCATGGAGCTGCTGAGTTTGTCCGAAGCTGGAATTGCTACGAATGCAAGTGATGTTGTTGAAGAACAAGGGGATAACCGTCTCTTGTGTTTGGATACAGATGCAAGTGTATTCAAGGAAAGGGTGATTGGAATTCTGAAATCGAATGGGTTCGAAGACAAGAGACCGTCGAAGCTCTCTCATGGTCAGTTATTGCGTTTGCTTTCTTTGTTTAACCAAGCTGCCATATTTTTCCATTCCTTACCAATGGATCTACACGATTATTGATGCCCAGATTttgttttaactatttaaaacaaCAGCTGCTCTGCCTTTAATCGAACCTATTAATTCTacaagtttttatttatgtaattgTAAATCAAAAAGAATGACACTGTCTTGTCTTCCTTGagttaaaccaaataaaaagattaaagaTGATGATATCTTTGTCCCCTTGGAGCCTTGGAGGTTGTTTTAGCAATTTCAGCACGTTTTCATAGACAATGAAAGTGGTACAAGAAGCAGGCACATTTTTCAAATTAGATCTTAGTCCCCTGTAGAAACCTCATAGAGCGTGAGCTGTGTTCTTGTACTTTACTATTGTTACCAAAAGCGCCCCAGTACTTTTAAATTGACCAAAAGCATGTTTATCTAGTGCACCTTGAAAATTAACCAATCACCAAAATAAATCTTCAAATACACTCGAAGGAGAACACACATTCATACAAGCAAAggcaaaagaaaaagatgacACGTCGTCCATGCCAAACAAATGCATGAAACTAAACCATGATATATAGTATAAGGGTTTGATTAATAAGCTGCATGGTTAACCCTCCGACAGATTCTCCGGATCTCTCCCCTCGCGCCCGTCAACGGAGAGATATTTCCCATCTTCACCATCGACTTCGCGAACTGCTCAAAGAAGGCCTCTTGATTCTCAGCATAGAGCTCCACCAGCTCCTTTGACTCTCTGTTCTTTGTGAACAGAACCTCGTC includes:
- the LOC106454319 gene encoding WAT1-related protein At3g53210, with protein sequence MSPVATRAKLHVAMVVFQTGYAGNHVIMRFALNLGVSKLVFPLYRTIIALSVLAPSAYFLEKKERPAMNTSLLIQFFLLGLVGITLNQGFYIFGLDNTSPTFASATENAVPAVSFLMAALLGIEKVELKRRDGIAKVVGTFVSVAGSLVITLYKGPTIYEPSQRIMDQSIVNGGSEGEEENKNWTLGCLCLMGHCLCWSSWIVLQSPLLKKYPARFSFISCSCFFAVIQFFGISAYFERDVESWKILSGGEVYALLYTGLVGSAMVFAIQIYVVERGGPLFVSAYLPLQTLVAAVLATFALGEHFYLGGMIGAILIISGLYLVVMGKSWESQALIVSQQRLVYSATEENGDEDEHSKERRCCSIIQPLITS
- the LOC106358398 gene encoding ribosomal RNA small subunit methyltransferase, mitochondrial-like, with the protein product MLQKTVGSSIKSSSSCLSSLLLFRRNSHSRNGQVVEKKKQHDGLFLQKSKGQHLLTNTRILDAIVRSSDVRPTDTVLEIGPGTGNLTMKLLEAAQHVIAVELDKRMVEILRARVSDHALQHKLTIIQKDVLKTDFPEFDLVVANIPYNISSPLVAKLVYGSNTFRTATLLLQKEFSRRLLANPGDSDFNRLAVNVKLLADVKFVMDVSKREFVPPPKVDSSVVMITPKEVKPDVDVREWLAFTRTCFGKKNKTLGSMFRQKKKVMELLSLSEAGIATNASDVVEEQGDNRLLCLDTDASVFKERVIGILKSNGFEDKRPSKLSHGQLLRLLSLFNQAAIFFHSLPMDLHDY